ACCTGAAAAATTTAATCAACCATATCAATGAAGTAAATACAAGTACTCATAATATGCAAAAAACTACTGTGCATATGATAGATGATATTACAAGAGGAAGCAAGACGGCTAGTGAATCCATTAATAGCATCAATAACCTAAAAGCTGATACAGAAGGTGTTTCAAAGGTTATTTTCAATTTGGGGAACACTTCTAATCAAATAGGACAGATTATTGAATTAATCACCGGCATAGCTGAACAGACCAACTTACTTGCTTTAAATGCAGCTATTGAGGCGGCAAGAGCAGGAGAAGCCGGTAGAGGCTTTAGTGTGGTGGCAGATGAAATCAGGAAACTGGCCGAAGAATCTGCTGACGCCAGCGGCAGGATAGCAAAGTTAATTGTAGAAGTAAGAAGTGGAGTTGACACAGCCGTTACTAAGATGGATAGCAGTATAAAATCCGTAAATTCAAGTGTAAAAGCCATCCAGGAAAATGGTGATACTTTCTCCGTAATTTTTGGACAAGCAGAACAACTAAAGGATATCGTAGCTAATGTAACTGAAAGTGTAAAAATAATGACCGAAAGCAGCCATGACTTTGAGCATACAATGCAGCAAATAAATGAGACAAGCCATGAGTTTGCCGCTAATGCCGAAGGGGTATCGGCAGCTAGTGAAGAACAAATTGCTTTAACAGAAGAAATAGTCTCTTCTTCAAAAGCAATGGCGGAAATGTCTGAAGAACTATCGGGCCTTATCAAAAATTTCAAACTATAAAACCTTATAATAAAGGCTATAGGCAGTTTGCCTATAGCCTTTTGTTTTATATTATGACAAATCCTACTGCGATTGATGCGACATTGGCAATAAAGGTGTAAGCTGCAATTTGTCTTTTTTCTGCTTTACCGAACAGTTTAACATAAATTAAATACTCTGCTAAAAATACCAGAATCTCTCCTATAAGCAAGATTACAAGATAGCCTGTATTAAAAGGCATTTTATGTAAAATTGGATAATTAAATATCATTCCAAAGGTAAGAAAAGTCTGAGTTATGATATTTACTCCCGCAATAATCAATAATCTCTTGGCTTTATTATAGAAGAACGGAATAGCCAAAAATATCTCTATTATCAAGGTTAATAGGAGCCTTATTAAATAGTCTTTGAAAAACTTTTTATCTAATTTTATACCGTTTTTAAGTATGTTTCCACTTATAGACAATACCTGATTGGTCTTCATGTCATATTTTACGTGGGCATTGAAGTACCCATTCCGGATAATATCCGATACCTGTATTGACCCATCAGACTTCTGGATTATTATTTTGAATTTTTGTGGAACGCCAACATAACCAAAGGAATGTCTCATTGTAAGGACTTTCCCGTTTTTATCTTTTTCTACAGGGTCTCCCGTAAGTTTTCCGTTCAGAACCCAAGTTCTCATATGTATAGCCTTCCAGCCATCCTTGTTATATTTATAGATTGGCTGGTCATGCATATTGTCGTACTCTTGGTTGCCATCCGTTGCATCAAAGTATCCATACTCACCTTCCTTGCCAAGAAGGTCCAGATAGTAGCTAGTATCCTGAGGATTTAAAACTGTTATCTCCAGTGTAGGCTTTGGCCCGGAATCTGCATTGACTGTACTATAACTTAATATGAATATAACAAACATTAGAAGTAGTATAATGTGCTTTCTCATTTTTACCATTATGCTTTACCTCAATTTTTCGCTTTATTATATTTACCATTATAATACATATTACTCATTAACAACCATGCTAAAATTCATCTTATAAACTTGTTGCAAAATTCTCCCATAATAGATATAATCTTTTTAGGGAAAATTAAATAGTTGCCGTGATTTCTAAGTGTTGGAGCACTTAGAAACTCATGCAGGTGTCAACACCACCCACACGTATGGACGAAAGTCCACCACAGCAACCAGTTTTTATTATACTTGGTTTTGTTTCTTTTTGCAATCAAACAAGTGCGTGTAGGGTCACACCTATCCGCACTTTTTAATTTTCCCTCCATTTTTTCTTTGGAGGGAAATTATATGTGTTTTAAGAATAACGTTGGTTTTAAGGACAGGGAAACTTTCATTCTATCTTGTATGGATAGCCGAATTGATAAGTTGAGCGACGAATTCATTAATTCCGCTTCATATTTGGAGTTTTCCGCTAAGTATCAAGACATCTTAAAGAAGTTGGCAAATTTATTGCCTTCTGAAACCTTTGCACTGGTTTTGGAGCTTGACAGCTTAAATGGAAAACTATCCTCCGACAATCAAACCTTCTTTTATAAGCAAGGATTTTTTGACTGTCGGATGGTTTTTAATTTTTTGAGGAGATGAAGTATCTCTTTATCAGCGTAATAAATCCTTCAGGCTAACTTATGCCTGTAGGATTTTCTAATGTTAAATCATTTTGTCTTAACCGGTATCCATATTTCACCTGTGCAATGTCCGCTCATACCATAATACATTTCAAAACTCGGTCCCTCAACCTGTTCATTGCCTTGCATTTCATGCACAGGAAAGTCAGATGTATGCTAATAGCTAAACTTTGGCCGTATGTGATGTCTGGCACCTCTTTTTTATTCGTAAAGACTCATTTAGATGCACCATATGATGACGGGTTACAGGCATTAATAAAATTCCTGCTACATTTTTCCTACCCCAAAAATCAATTAACCAATTAGCACCTTCAACGTCCAATACGGCACCTTCATCTATAACCCTCTTCAGTTTGTTCTTTTCTATTTTTCTTTTTAAATCTTCAGGTTTAAAGTCTCTTATAATCTCACGAGTCCTTTTTCCTACTGCAATTCTATATTTACGTAACTCATTCATATCAATATTAGTACTAAAGTGAACAATTTCTTCATTTGTCATAGCATTACCGGTATCACAAATTACATTATTCATTTTTTGAATCCATTGCCCTGAACTGATTACTTGAGCTCCGTCTGCCACCAATATATTCATTGTTATATCTTCTATTCTTGTTGAATGCCATATACACCATGCAATAGTATTATTTTCACTTGCCAACATAGTACGAAATGTTGATTCATCTAGTCCTTGCCACAATTCATCTTCAAATGTTGTAATATTTTTTTGTGACATATCAGAAGAGTGTACCATTTCATGTTGATTCAGACATAATTCAATTACCTCGTCAAATTTGTCTGGTTTTAAAATTATGCTTCTTAATAAATTCTGTTGAGATCCCCATGCTTTTTTATCCATTTTGACCACCTGATTACTTTTGTAATGGCTGCCCCAAGTTTACAATATATAAGGTTTAATTGGGGCTGATTATATGCGATTATCATACCATGAACAACTTAAATTTTCCATATAATATGAAAAGAGAGGAGAATAAAGGCTTCACCGGCTCAGCCCGGCAGAGCGTACACACATTAATGAATTGAGGTCAGTCCGAGTCGAGTCATAGCCCCAAAAAAGAAATACCTCCGACTTTGTCGAAGGTATTTCTTTTTGGAGCTCCCAATCGGAATCGGACCGATGACCTCATCCTTACCATGGATGCGCTCTGCCAACTGAGCTATGGGAGCATATATTGGAGCGGGTGATGGGAATCGAACCCACGCTGTCAGCTTGGGAAGCTGATGTTCTACCATTGAACTACACCCGCATACGTGCGGGACACTAGAACGAACGTATTATAGCATGTTATGAACAATATAGTCCAGTGCTGAAAACGCCAATTTAACCAAATTAGGCTTTCTGTTCTTCTAGATATTTCTCCAATTTACGTTTTACACGCTGTAACGCATTGTCTATGGATTTTACATGCCTGTCCAAATCTTCCGCAATTTCCTGATATGATTTACCGTCAAGGTATGAAGTCAAAACTTCCCATTCAAGGGAACTCAAAATCTCACCCATCTTATTTTCTATGCCACGGAATTCTTCCCTGTTTATAATCAGTTCTTCGGGGTCGCTTATACTCTCCTCACTGATTATGTCCATCAAAGTACGGTCTGATTCTTCGTCAAAAATGGGTTTGTTTAAAGAGACATATGAATTTAATGGAATATGTTTTTGTCTGGTAGCAGTTTTAATAGCGGTAATTATTTGTCTGGTAATACAGAGTTCTGCAAATGCTCTGAAGGATGAAAGCTTGTCCCCTTTATAGTCCCGGATAGCCTTAAAAAGTCCAATCATACCTTCCTGAATAATGTCTTCTCTGTCTGCACCTATCAGGAAGTACGTTCTGGCTTTTGCCCGAACAAAGCTTTTATACTTGTTAATAAGATATTCCAGAGCTTGTTGGTCACCTGCTCTAGCCTCTAATATTACATCTTCGTCAACCATACCAGAATATGTTTGATAGACCTCAGCCTTTAAGTTTATTTTCAATACAGTTGCCCCCATTTTGGCTTACATAAGTATGGTAAGAATTACAACTAAATAAAGATATAGACACTCATTTAAAATTATAAGTGTCTATGTCCCATATGTCAAGTTACTTTACTTTACTGAATTTATCCGGCTCCCGAAAACCCCAGTTTTCCTGCCGAATATACTTTTATTGTGCTTTTATGGGGTTTACTTAAAAAATGTACTTCTATTTACCTCTTTGTTTTAGTATCTCATACATAACTATAGCTGCTGCAACAGATGCATTTAATGAGCTGATTTCCCCCTGCATAGGGATATTAACAACAAAATCACATTTCTCTCTTACAAGTTTACCCATTCCTTCGCCTTCACTTCCCACGACAAGAGCCATCGGGCCTTTCAAGTCGCTTTCGTAAAAAGCTTTTTCTCCTGTAGAATCAGTTCCAACAACCCAGACATTATTTTTCTTGAGATATTCTATAGTCTGGGAAATATTTGTTACCCTTGAAACCGGTACATACTCCACCGCCCCGGCTGATGCCTTTGACACTGCCGAAGTAAGTCCTATGGCCCTTCTCTTTGGAATAATTACCCCATGAGCTCCTACAGCATTGGCTGTTCTTAAGATTGCACCGAAATTATGGGGGTCAGAAATCTCATCCAGTATGATAATAAACGGAGGCTGGCCCTTCTCCTGAGCAGCTGCAAGTATATCGTCTACTTCCACATAATCCTTAACTGCAACATAAGCTATAACTCCCTGATGAGATCTGGTTGTAGACATTCCGTCAAGTATATTTTTGTCAACCTCAGTAGTAATAATCCCTTTTTGCCTTGCCATAGCTATAATCTGGCGAATAGAGCCTTCCTTTTCGCCCTTTGCTATAAACAGCTTATTTATTGTTCTGTTCGCTTTCAGAGCCTCCATTACGGAGTTTCTTCCCTCAAGCTTGTCACTTTCCTCTGGGACAACATTATCTTTTTCAATGTTTTCAAACTCGGTATCTTTTACAGGTGTCGCATAGGTTCCTCTCTTTGCAGGCTCACTCTTGAACCCCTTGCGTTCTTCCGGCTTTACCCCACGTTTTTTACTGTCTCCAGAAAAATTCTTCCTTCCATAGTCAGAAGTGGGGCCCTTTTTATCATAACGGGCATTACCTGGTCTTCTGTTTCTTGATTCTGCCATATTCTTAATTCCACGCTTTCATCGTTATTTGTTATTCTTCAACTGCCAGTCTTAAAATTTCCATAAGCCGTTCGTAGTTGTTTGTTAGGTATAAATATCCTATCAATGCCTCAAAGCCGGTAGAATACCTGTAATCTGTAACATCTGCATGTTTCGGAACAGTTGCCGATTTGGCATTGCGGCCTCTCCTGACAATATCCTGCTCGTCCGCAGTAAGTCTGTCGTTAACACGGTGAACTATATCTGCCTGAGACTTTGCTTTAACATACTTGACAGACATCTTATGAAGCATATTTACATTTGACTTGCTGTTTACTACAAGCATAGTACGTATATAAACTTCATAAACCGCATCCCCTATATAAGCTAAAACCAATGGCTGAAGATTCA
This region of Clostridium sp. BNL1100 genomic DNA includes:
- the rlmB gene encoding 23S rRNA (guanosine(2251)-2'-O)-methyltransferase RlmB, whose product is MAESRNRRPGNARYDKKGPTSDYGRKNFSGDSKKRGVKPEERKGFKSEPAKRGTYATPVKDTEFENIEKDNVVPEESDKLEGRNSVMEALKANRTINKLFIAKGEKEGSIRQIIAMARQKGIITTEVDKNILDGMSTTRSHQGVIAYVAVKDYVEVDDILAAAQEKGQPPFIIILDEISDPHNFGAILRTANAVGAHGVIIPKRRAIGLTSAVSKASAGAVEYVPVSRVTNISQTIEYLKKNNVWVVGTDSTGEKAFYESDLKGPMALVVGSEGEGMGKLVREKCDFVVNIPMQGEISSLNASVAAAIVMYEILKQRGK
- the sigH gene encoding RNA polymerase sporulation sigma factor SigH, with product MKINLKAEVYQTYSGMVDEDVILEARAGDQQALEYLINKYKSFVRAKARTYFLIGADREDIIQEGMIGLFKAIRDYKGDKLSSFRAFAELCITRQIITAIKTATRQKHIPLNSYVSLNKPIFDEESDRTLMDIISEESISDPEELIINREEFRGIENKMGEILSSLEWEVLTSYLDGKSYQEIAEDLDRHVKSIDNALQRVKRKLEKYLEEQKA
- a CDS encoding DinB family protein encodes the protein MDKKAWGSQQNLLRSIILKPDKFDEVIELCLNQHEMVHSSDMSQKNITTFEDELWQGLDESTFRTMLASENNTIAWCIWHSTRIEDITMNILVADGAQVISSGQWIQKMNNVICDTGNAMTNEEIVHFSTNIDMNELRKYRIAVGKRTREIIRDFKPEDLKRKIEKNKLKRVIDEGAVLDVEGANWLIDFWGRKNVAGILLMPVTRHHMVHLNESLRIKKRCQTSHTAKV
- a CDS encoding ribonuclease III domain-containing protein, with translation MFEETIQNMRKDFDIKPMDVMNLQPLVLAYIGDAVYEVYIRTMLVVNSKSNVNMLHKMSVKYVKAKSQADIVHRVNDRLTADEQDIVRRGRNAKSATVPKHADVTDYRYSTGFEALIGYLYLTNNYERLMEILRLAVEE